The Anoplopoma fimbria isolate UVic2021 breed Golden Eagle Sablefish unplaced genomic scaffold, Afim_UVic_2022 Un_contig_10113_pilon_pilon, whole genome shotgun sequence genome has a window encoding:
- the LOC129114344 gene encoding hemoglobin subunit beta-like produces the protein MVEWTDFERATIADIFSKMNYETVGPAALSRCLVVYPWTQRYFGNFGNLYNAAAIMGNPMVAKHGTTILHGLDRAVKNMDDIKGTYTELSVLHSEKLHVDPDNFKLLADCLTVVVAAQLGKEFTGEVQAAFQKFLSVVVSSLGRQYH, from the exons ATGGTTGAATGGACAGACTTCGAGCGCGCCACCATCGCGGACATCTTCTCCAAGATGAACTATGAGACCGTGGGCCCTGCAGCTCTCTCCAG GTGTCTGGTCGTCTACCCCTGGACTCAGAGGTATTTCGGCAACTTTGGAAACCTCTACAACGCCGCTGCAATCATGGGAAACCCGATGGTTGCAAAACACGGAACAACTATCCTCCACGGTCTGGACCGGGCTGTGAAGAACATGGACGACATCAAGGGAACCTACACAGAGCTGAGCGTGCTGCACTCCGAGAAACTGCACGTGGACCCCGACAATTTCAAG CTCCTGGCCGACTGTCTGACCGTTGTGGTTGCTGCTCAGTTGGGTAAAGAGTTCACTGGTGAAGTCCAGGCAGCTTTCCAGAAGTTCCTGTCCGTGGTGGTGTCCTCTCTGGGAAGACAGTACCACTAG